In the Lutra lutra chromosome 12, mLutLut1.2, whole genome shotgun sequence genome, CGCCTTAGTAAGTTTTTGAGTTTGCAGAGGAATTTTGAGACCAGAAGTTTGAAAACTTGGATCAGGTGGCCTTCAGGGGGTGGATGGGACCCCGGCCACAGCTCCGGGCTGACTCTGTGACCCCCGAGGAGGcacctgccctctctgagcctgtgccTCGGTTTATCCTCCTGTCCACGTGGCTCACGACAGGCACGGACGACGTcagctcccttcctctccctgtcctctggcTCCCTCTCACCCCATGGGCCACCGAACCCGCCAGGTCTGGAATATTCCAGGAAACCTGAAGGGACGCAGAAAGAAGGGGTGGGTGTTCGGAGACAGGGAAGCCCTGGCGGGCAGCCGCGAGACGCTGCCCGGCTTTGCAGAGGACGGGAGAAGCGTGCGACGACCACGCCGAGTGCCAGAGCCGCTGCTGCGTCTCCAACAGCCCGAACGGGCAGTCCTTCTGCGCCGCCAAGACCATCTTCCTCAAGTGCCTGCCCTGGCGGAAGGTGCGAGCGGGCAGGGGGGCGGcgcgaggggcggggcgggcaggGCCGCCcgcggcgggggaggggccggtggGGAGCGCCGGCGCTCGGTGTCCCCGCAGCCCAACAGGGACGCGTGCTCGGACCACGCCGAGTGCCGCAGCCGCTGCTGCGTCACCAACAGCGCCAGTTCGCAGACGTTCTGCAGGCCCAGGGGCATCTTCCTGCAGTGCACGCCTTGGCGCAGGGTGAGGGGC is a window encoding:
- the LRCOL1 gene encoding leucine-rich colipase-like protein 1 isoform X2, translated to MACAGRLLLLLLSLLPMCMAWKPKSLFLFNKRTGEACDDHAECQSRCCVSNSPNGQSFCAAKTIFLKCLPWRKPNRDACSDHAECRSRCCVTNSASSQTFCRPRGIFLQCTPWRRPNGARCGHHRECRSQCCIALREVSRPRCVRRSGLLAQCLPLR